Proteins from one Actinobacillus delphinicola genomic window:
- a CDS encoding 2-hydroxyacid dehydrogenase, producing MLNIVFLDRTSLPANVNIPRPTFLHNWVEYDKTDHKQIIERAKDADIIITSKVPLDREILLQLPKLKFIAITATGMNNVDLNAAKDLGIEVKNVTDYSRESVAEHVIGMIFLLKRHLMNWYADQREGKWAESPQFCYFDYPIQNIRGLTLGIIGKGSIGKEVARLAEALGMKVIFAEHRYAMRVRSGYVAFNDVLKMADVVSLHCPLMPETENLINAETLALMKSTAILINTGRGGLIDEDALLHALENGKIGGAALDVLKQEPPRADNPLFVVAQRLPNLVLTPHIAWAAESAVETLVQKIHHNLESFVANAN from the coding sequence ATGTTAAATATTGTTTTTCTAGATCGCACTTCATTACCTGCGAATGTAAATATACCAAGACCAACTTTTTTACATAATTGGGTAGAGTATGATAAAACAGATCATAAGCAAATTATTGAACGAGCAAAAGATGCGGATATTATCATCACTAGCAAAGTTCCTTTAGATCGTGAAATCTTACTGCAATTACCTAAGTTAAAATTTATCGCTATTACCGCCACTGGGATGAATAATGTGGATTTAAATGCGGCAAAAGATTTAGGAATTGAAGTGAAAAATGTCACAGATTATTCCAGAGAAAGCGTTGCAGAACATGTTATTGGCATGATTTTCTTGTTAAAACGACATTTAATGAACTGGTATGCTGATCAGCGTGAAGGTAAATGGGCAGAAAGCCCACAATTCTGCTATTTTGATTACCCAATCCAAAATATTCGAGGCTTAACGTTAGGTATTATCGGTAAGGGTAGCATCGGAAAAGAAGTAGCACGTTTAGCCGAAGCGTTAGGGATGAAAGTGATTTTTGCAGAACATCGTTACGCTATGCGTGTGCGTTCGGGATACGTTGCATTTAATGATGTACTGAAAATGGCTGATGTAGTAAGTTTACATTGCCCGCTTATGCCAGAAACAGAAAATTTAATTAATGCTGAGACGTTGGCATTAATGAAATCCACTGCAATCTTAATTAATACAGGACGTGGTGGTTTAATTGATGAAGATGCACTACTGCATGCATTAGAAAATGGCAAAATCGGTGGTGCGGCATTAGATGTTTTAAAACAAGAACCTCCTCGTGCAGATAACCCATTATTTGTTGTCGCACAACGATTACCTAACCTGGTCTTAACCCCTCATATTGCTTGGGCGGCGGAGAGTGCAGTTGAAACTTTAGTACAAAAAATTCATCATAATTTAGAATCATTTGTAGCGAATGCAAACTAA
- the lolE gene encoding lipoprotein-releasing ABC transporter permease subunit LolE — MKNAFAISWRYQQGRKSHLVSLISWFSMIGIALGVAVLIIGLSAMNGFEKELNQRILSVVPQVEITSYAFGPESQPIENYPQLQSVLQRNKSIVASAPYVSFQGLLENGTHLKVAQVRGIDPQSQEQVSRLRYFVLDNGWQTFKTEGGVILGAGIAQALHVKAGDWISLLLAQKNATQQLSQPQEIRLKVAGILQLHGQLDYVYALMRLDEAQALLGYTKTQATGVELKVQQPFLANQIRYPQLQTYPQGLQAQTWMAQFGYMYHDIRLIRMVMYLAMALVIAVACFNIVSTLIMAVKDKQGDIAVLRTLGANSRFIRRIFIYYGLIAGLKGCVAGIILGVLVSLNLTNLIKGLEHLIHHKFLSGGIYFIDFMPSELHWQDVGLVFVCALVLSLVASLYPARRAAQIPPAKVLMNKG; from the coding sequence ATGAAAAATGCGTTTGCCATTAGTTGGCGCTATCAACAAGGTAGAAAAAGCCATCTTGTCAGCTTAATCTCTTGGTTTTCTATGATTGGTATTGCCCTTGGTGTAGCTGTGCTTATCATTGGGTTGAGTGCCATGAATGGCTTTGAAAAAGAGTTGAATCAACGGATTTTATCGGTCGTGCCTCAAGTTGAAATTACAAGTTATGCTTTTGGTCCAGAATCTCAACCGATAGAAAATTATCCGCAACTACAAAGCGTGTTACAACGTAACAAATCAATTGTAGCTTCTGCTCCTTATGTGAGTTTTCAAGGGTTGCTTGAAAATGGTACGCATCTTAAAGTGGCACAAGTCCGAGGTATTGATCCGCAATCGCAGGAACAGGTGAGCCGATTACGATATTTTGTATTGGATAATGGATGGCAAACTTTTAAAACAGAAGGGGGCGTGATTCTGGGGGCAGGCATTGCACAAGCATTGCATGTCAAAGCGGGAGATTGGATTAGTTTGTTATTAGCACAAAAAAATGCCACACAACAACTGAGTCAGCCTCAAGAAATTCGCTTAAAAGTTGCGGGTATTTTACAGTTACACGGTCAATTGGATTATGTTTATGCTTTAATGCGCTTAGATGAAGCGCAAGCACTTTTAGGCTATACCAAAACTCAAGCCACAGGTGTAGAGCTCAAAGTGCAGCAGCCATTCTTAGCAAATCAGATTCGCTATCCACAATTACAGACCTATCCGCAAGGGTTACAAGCACAAACTTGGATGGCGCAGTTCGGATATATGTACCATGATATTCGCCTTATCCGTATGGTAATGTATTTAGCGATGGCTTTAGTCATTGCCGTTGCCTGTTTTAACATTGTATCTACGCTCATTATGGCGGTAAAAGATAAACAAGGGGATATTGCCGTATTAAGAACACTTGGTGCGAATAGTCGTTTTATCCGGCGGATTTTTATTTATTATGGGTTAATAGCTGGATTAAAAGGTTGCGTGGCAGGGATTATCCTAGGTGTCCTCGTTTCCCTTAATTTAACTAACTTAATCAAAGGGTTGGAACATTTGATTCACCACAAATTTTTGTCAGGCGGGATCTATTTTATTGATTTCATGCCAAGCGAATTACATTGGCAAGATGTTGGATTGGTGTTTGTCTGTGCACTAGTATTGAGCTTAGTTGCAAGTCTTTATCCTGCTCGTCGAGCGGCCCAAATTCCACCTGCTAAAGTCTTAATGAATAAAGGCTAA
- the rsmI gene encoding 16S rRNA (cytidine(1402)-2'-O)-methyltransferase, with protein MQKTAGILYIVPTPIGNLQDITQRALQIFEEVDLIAAEDTRHSGLLLSHYGIKKPFFALHDHNEQQKAAALVEKLSQGSNIALVSDAGTPLISDPGFHLVRACRQAGIKVVPLAGACAAITALSAAGIPSDRFCFEGFLPAKSKGRLDRLNTVADETRTMIFYESTHRILQTLADMRTVFGGERYVVLARELTKTWETIVGDTFDNLIPWLEEDANRTKGEMVVIVEGKTEVENDEIPANAQKALALLVKELPLKKAAAITAELYDVKKNQLYQWGLENLS; from the coding sequence ATGCAAAAAACAGCTGGAATTTTATACATTGTTCCCACTCCAATCGGGAATTTACAAGATATTACGCAACGTGCATTACAAATTTTTGAAGAAGTAGATTTAATTGCAGCGGAAGATACACGGCATTCAGGCTTACTTCTTTCACATTACGGAATTAAAAAACCTTTCTTTGCTTTGCATGATCACAATGAACAACAAAAAGCAGCAGCATTGGTTGAAAAATTGTCACAAGGTAGCAATATTGCATTGGTATCAGATGCGGGGACACCGTTAATTAGTGATCCAGGGTTTCACCTCGTTCGAGCTTGTCGCCAAGCGGGAATTAAAGTTGTACCTTTAGCGGGGGCATGTGCAGCCATTACCGCACTTTCGGCAGCAGGTATTCCTTCAGATAGATTCTGTTTTGAAGGATTTTTACCCGCTAAAAGTAAAGGACGTTTAGATCGCTTAAATACCGTGGCGGATGAAACACGTACGATGATTTTTTACGAATCTACGCATCGTATCTTACAAACTTTGGCAGATATGAGAACAGTTTTCGGCGGAGAACGTTACGTTGTTTTAGCACGAGAATTAACTAAAACTTGGGAAACGATTGTGGGCGATACGTTTGATAATCTAATTCCATGGCTTGAAGAAGATGCGAATCGCACTAAAGGTGAAATGGTGGTGATTGTGGAAGGCAAGACGGAAGTGGAAAATGACGAAATTCCTGCAAATGCACAAAAAGCCCTAGCACTTTTAGTAAAAGAACTTCCGCTAAAAAAAGCTGCAGCCATTACAGCAGAATTGTATGATGTTAAGAAAAATCAGCTTTATCAATGGGGACTTGAAAATCTTTCATAA
- the lolD gene encoding lipoprotein-releasing ABC transporter ATP-binding protein LolD produces MNSEKLLDCQHVSKTFQSGDEKTRILHDVNFSIKKGEMIAILGSSGSGKSTLLHILGGLEQATEGDVLLLGESLQKNNDEKLARLRNEHLGFVYQFHHLMMDFTALENVMMPMLIGRKNKKEAKARAEELLKAVGLVHRMHYKPAMLSGGERQRVAIARALVNNPALVLADEPTGNLDHKTTEGIFELLQKLNREQNTAFLLVTHDTQLANKLPRRLMMRDGILGEHVE; encoded by the coding sequence ATGAATTCAGAAAAATTATTAGATTGTCAGCATGTCAGTAAAACATTTCAAAGTGGTGATGAAAAAACACGAATTTTGCATGATGTGAATTTTTCCATTAAAAAAGGCGAAATGATTGCCATTTTAGGAAGTTCAGGCTCGGGAAAGAGTACGTTATTGCATATTTTAGGAGGCTTGGAACAGGCAACAGAAGGCGATGTATTACTACTTGGCGAATCATTACAGAAGAATAATGACGAAAAATTAGCACGTTTACGCAATGAACATCTCGGCTTTGTTTATCAATTCCATCATTTGATGATGGATTTTACGGCGCTTGAAAATGTCATGATGCCAATGCTAATTGGACGAAAAAATAAAAAAGAGGCGAAAGCACGCGCTGAAGAGCTTTTGAAAGCAGTAGGATTAGTACATCGTATGCATTATAAGCCAGCCATGTTATCAGGCGGTGAACGCCAGCGTGTTGCGATTGCACGGGCTTTGGTTAATAACCCAGCATTAGTGCTAGCTGATGAACCGACAGGTAATCTTGATCATAAGACAACCGAGGGTATTTTTGAATTATTACAAAAATTAAATCGAGAACAGAATACGGCATTTTTATTGGTGACACACGACACACAATTAGCTAATAAATTACCACGTCGCTTGATGATGCGTGACGGCATTCTAGGGGAACACGTAGAATGA
- a CDS encoding YraN family protein: MLTALKKRFHRQQGLFFENAARQFLEHQGLRFIDKNVTFKGGELDLIMLDGETFVFVEVRQRSNANFGSAIESVDKQKQSCWLHAAELWLAQKHLSLEDADCRFDLIAFGKDIHDMEWLPNFLDD, encoded by the coding sequence GTGCTTACTGCATTAAAAAAAAGGTTTCATCGTCAACAAGGGCTATTCTTTGAAAATGCCGCGCGGCAATTCTTAGAACATCAGGGTCTGCGTTTTATTGACAAAAATGTTACATTTAAAGGCGGAGAACTCGACCTTATAATGTTGGATGGTGAAACCTTCGTTTTTGTCGAAGTTCGTCAACGTAGTAATGCAAACTTTGGTTCTGCGATTGAAAGTGTCGATAAACAAAAGCAGAGTTGTTGGTTACATGCGGCTGAGCTTTGGTTAGCTCAAAAACACCTCAGCCTTGAAGATGCGGATTGCCGTTTTGATCTCATTGCATTTGGAAAAGATATTCATGATATGGAATGGCTACCAAATTTTTTAGATGATTAA
- a CDS encoding D-sedoheptulose-7-phosphate isomerase produces MLEKINHLYAESIQSQISASKLLPEVIVNAAQTMVDTLLNEKKIIVCGQGRAYANAQFLVTNLLHKYEITRPSFPAVLLSLDGVLASAIYADNSEDNLYLRQFETLAESGDLLVVFAPCGNENHLFNLMHCANNRELRIIVLTGSNNDHVKGFLTEQDLEISVPVHKESRILEQHLFITNSLCELIDYSLFAHNM; encoded by the coding sequence ATGTTAGAAAAAATTAACCATCTTTATGCAGAAAGTATTCAAAGTCAGATCTCGGCCTCAAAACTTCTTCCAGAAGTTATTGTGAATGCGGCCCAGACGATGGTAGATACTCTATTAAATGAAAAGAAGATCATTGTTTGTGGGCAAGGTCGTGCATATGCAAATGCGCAATTTCTCGTGACAAACTTACTTCACAAATATGAAATTACTCGACCAAGTTTTCCTGCCGTACTTTTATCTCTAGATGGTGTTCTTGCCTCTGCAATTTATGCCGATAATTCTGAAGATAACCTTTATCTACGACAATTTGAAACGCTTGCTGAAAGTGGTGATCTTCTGGTTGTATTCGCACCTTGTGGGAATGAAAATCACCTATTTAATTTAATGCACTGTGCGAATAACCGAGAATTGCGTATTATTGTTTTAACTGGTAGTAATAATGATCACGTTAAAGGTTTTTTAACTGAACAAGATTTAGAAATATCAGTCCCTGTGCATAAAGAAAGTCGAATATTAGAGCAACATCTATTTATCACGAATAGCTTATGTGAATTAATTGATTATTCATTGTTTGCACATAATATGTAA
- a CDS encoding aminoacyl-histidine dipeptidase: MSEIKQLQPQLVWKWFADICSIPHPSYHENELATFIVNWAKSKGLFAERDEAGNVLIRKPATKGMENKRGVILQAHVDMVPQKNEATVHDFQKDPIKAYIDGEWVTAEGTTLGADNGIGMASALAILESDVPHPDLEVLLTMSEETGMEGAVGLRPNWLTHDLMINLDTEENGEIYVGCAGGENANISLPFTTEANTFAHHYQFSLKGLRGGHSGCDIHKNRGNAIKMMVRFLAEFRCAHPEFDFTLSEIRGGTIRNAIPREAFASIAFNGDVAILEKAVADFTNTVASEYAATEENMEIALTKLDAVKDVFTPASARKIIDTLNVLPCGVMRQSDAVKDTVETSLSIGVLRMEGNAVVGTILIRSLIESGTVQIRAQLQSLMDLAGGEVKFSGYYPGWTPQPDSELLALTKQHYADVLGEAPAIKVIHAGLECGLLKKHYPNLEVVSIGPTIRNAHSPDEKVHIPAVATYWDVLTRLLANMADK; the protein is encoded by the coding sequence ATGTCAGAAATTAAACAATTACAACCACAATTAGTCTGGAAATGGTTTGCCGATATTTGCAGTATTCCACATCCGTCTTACCATGAAAATGAACTTGCTACTTTCATCGTAAATTGGGCGAAATCGAAAGGTCTTTTCGCTGAACGTGATGAAGCGGGTAATGTTCTTATTCGTAAACCAGCAACTAAAGGCATGGAAAACAAACGTGGCGTGATTTTACAAGCACACGTTGACATGGTGCCTCAAAAAAATGAAGCGACCGTGCATGATTTCCAAAAAGATCCGATTAAAGCCTATATTGATGGGGAATGGGTAACCGCTGAAGGCACGACATTAGGTGCAGACAACGGAATTGGGATGGCCTCTGCCCTCGCAATTTTAGAAAGCGATGTTCCTCATCCTGATCTTGAAGTATTGTTAACAATGTCTGAAGAAACAGGTATGGAAGGCGCTGTTGGTTTACGTCCAAATTGGTTAACACATGATTTAATGATTAACCTAGATACTGAAGAAAACGGTGAAATCTATGTAGGATGTGCTGGTGGGGAAAATGCAAACATTAGCTTACCATTTACTACTGAAGCAAATACTTTTGCACACCACTATCAATTCAGTTTGAAAGGATTACGTGGCGGACACTCTGGATGTGATATCCATAAAAACCGCGGTAATGCGATTAAAATGATGGTGCGCTTCCTTGCAGAATTCCGTTGTGCTCATCCAGAATTTGACTTTACCCTAAGTGAAATCCGTGGTGGGACTATCCGTAATGCTATCCCACGCGAAGCTTTTGCAAGTATCGCATTCAATGGCGACGTAGCAATCTTAGAAAAAGCCGTCGCAGACTTTACCAACACGGTTGCTTCTGAATATGCAGCGACTGAAGAAAATATGGAAATTGCGTTAACAAAACTTGACGCAGTAAAAGACGTTTTCACTCCAGCCTCTGCCCGTAAAATCATTGATACACTCAACGTATTACCTTGTGGTGTGATGCGCCAAAGTGATGCAGTAAAAGATACTGTTGAAACATCATTAAGCATTGGTGTTCTTCGTATGGAAGGGAATGCAGTCGTTGGTACTATTCTTATTCGTTCACTTATCGAAAGCGGTACGGTTCAAATCCGTGCTCAACTTCAATCACTAATGGATTTAGCGGGCGGTGAAGTGAAATTCTCTGGCTACTATCCAGGTTGGACACCACAACCAGATAGCGAACTCCTTGCTTTAACCAAACAACATTATGCAGATGTATTAGGTGAAGCACCTGCGATTAAAGTTATCCATGCTGGTTTAGAATGTGGCTTATTGAAAAAACACTATCCAAACCTTGAAGTCGTGTCTATCGGACCAACCATTCGTAATGCACACTCACCTGATGAAAAAGTTCATATTCCAGCAGTAGCAACTTACTGGGATGTTTTAACCCGTTTATTAGCTAACATGGCAGATAAATAG
- the dolP gene encoding division/outer membrane stress-associated lipid-binding lipoprotein, whose amino-acid sequence MKRKLNSCLLILGSAMMLQACVPAAIIGGTAVTGKIINDPRSLKTQLSDDVLEHRVMVALNKDPQLKKEARIDAISYNHDILLVGQVPSEELKVQAGNITRGVQYVRAIYNELLVNQPISASQVLTDVRITSQIKSKLFVTPNINSINVKVITENGNVYLMGNVLPGQAKIIVNIARQVEGVKQVFNAMHLVSN is encoded by the coding sequence ATGAAACGTAAACTCAACTCTTGCCTTCTTATCCTTGGCTCTGCCATGATGTTACAAGCTTGTGTACCTGCTGCAATTATTGGTGGCACCGCAGTCACAGGAAAAATCATCAATGACCCACGTTCGCTTAAAACACAATTAAGCGATGATGTTCTGGAACATCGTGTTATGGTTGCGTTAAATAAAGATCCACAACTCAAAAAAGAAGCGCGTATTGATGCGATTTCGTATAATCATGATATTTTACTTGTTGGACAAGTACCATCTGAAGAACTAAAAGTACAAGCAGGTAATATTACACGAGGTGTCCAATACGTTCGTGCAATATATAATGAACTATTGGTTAACCAACCTATCTCTGCAAGCCAAGTATTAACAGATGTACGCATTACATCACAAATTAAATCAAAACTATTTGTTACCCCTAATATTAATAGTATCAATGTTAAAGTCATTACTGAAAATGGTAATGTTTACTTGATGGGTAATGTACTGCCAGGACAAGCAAAAATTATCGTTAATATTGCCCGACAAGTTGAGGGCGTAAAACAAGTCTTTAATGCAATGCATTTGGTATCTAACTAA
- a CDS encoding lipoprotein-releasing ABC transporter permease subunit, giving the protein MKLPISLYIALRYWKTKSSDRFGKLITRLASIGIALGVMALIIVLSVMNGLEHMQKVQRLAGLPHMLVESKTPFLLKDTAKIEKQILTLAPQVQKVVPINQDNVILQTPENITAAQIIGIRQFSDAPQLIEFSRENLNNLLPPKQFKLLISASLADRTHLQVGDKVRVMLTDYSQYTPFGQIPVERLFTVSGIYYAPDVSEQGQVFTNLSDIGRLMRILPTQVKGFRLYLRDPFAVQDVRDELSQVKTWQLHDWREQRGEFFQAVKMEKNMMGLLVSLIIIVAISNILTSLSLMVVDKKNEIAILQTQGLTRRKIRQIFIWQGLLVGINGTFWGTLIGTLIAANFQKIWQMIMPDGLYLPTLVEPLQIVIIVIFALLFTLLSTLYPAYRAAKVQPARALRDE; this is encoded by the coding sequence ATGAAATTACCTATTTCCCTTTACATTGCTTTACGCTATTGGAAAACCAAAAGTAGCGACCGATTTGGTAAATTAATTACTCGCCTTGCAAGTATCGGTATTGCCCTTGGTGTGATGGCTTTAATTATTGTTCTTTCGGTTATGAATGGATTAGAGCATATGCAAAAAGTGCAACGTTTGGCGGGATTACCTCACATGCTAGTGGAAAGTAAAACGCCATTTTTATTAAAAGATACGGCTAAGATTGAAAAGCAAATATTGACATTGGCACCACAGGTCCAAAAAGTCGTGCCAATTAATCAAGATAATGTGATTTTACAAACGCCAGAAAATATTACTGCTGCTCAAATAATTGGGATTCGCCAATTTAGCGATGCTCCACAACTTATAGAATTTTCGCGTGAAAATCTAAATAATCTCTTACCACCTAAACAATTTAAATTATTAATCAGTGCTTCATTAGCTGATCGCACGCATTTACAAGTGGGCGATAAGGTACGAGTAATGTTGACGGATTACAGTCAATATACGCCGTTTGGGCAAATACCTGTTGAGCGATTATTTACCGTCAGTGGTATTTATTATGCCCCTGATGTTTCGGAACAGGGACAAGTCTTTACCAATCTTTCGGATATTGGTCGATTAATGCGAATTTTACCAACGCAAGTGAAAGGGTTTAGATTATATTTACGTGATCCATTCGCTGTCCAAGACGTGAGAGATGAATTAAGTCAAGTTAAAACCTGGCAATTGCACGATTGGCGTGAACAACGTGGTGAATTTTTCCAAGCGGTTAAAATGGAAAAAAATATGATGGGATTGCTTGTGAGCCTCATCATTATTGTCGCTATTTCCAATATTCTGACCTCATTAAGTTTAATGGTGGTGGACAAGAAAAATGAAATTGCCATTTTGCAAACGCAGGGCTTAACACGCCGCAAAATTAGGCAAATTTTTATTTGGCAAGGGCTACTGGTCGGTATTAATGGTACATTTTGGGGAACATTAATTGGTACGCTCATTGCGGCGAATTTTCAAAAAATTTGGCAAATGATTATGCCAGATGGGCTTTATTTACCAACACTCGTTGAGCCATTACAGATCGTTATTATTGTGATCTTTGCATTATTATTTACTTTATTATCAACACTTTATCCTGCATATCGAGCAGCTAAAGTACAACCTGCTCGTGCATTGCGAGATGAATAA
- a CDS encoding penicillin-binding protein activator, whose protein sequence is MLSHRKSFKHLLAPISLSLFLAGCGNLNYLFDNSGDLLSQEATANSDYYLRHSMQTQDVTIRNDYKLLAARAMLHENKFAQAQGLLTGLQGLDSEQSLDRTLIQARLAILLNNTAKAQQLLQQVDFSSLTNNQKVRFLRITAKIQQAQNNSLAAINSLIQADAYLSSNTAHQQNNDAIWAVLRKTDPSIIQNAMGNPENPPVLQGWLALADLYNKNIHSPETLRQNLQIWRTNYGMQVTDDLLPSELKGILNYQHVNINNVALLLPLSGNVQLIGQTVEKGFDAANKGSGVPVTVFDTMKMSMSDIMDQVKAQGITTVVGPLLKQNVDQLISHPSWTSGLQVLTLNSTQDDPALSQVCYFGLAPEDEARAAADRMWQQNVRLPLILVPQNNLGQRIATAFNTRWQALGGGDTEVSYYNDADDLRPIFVKALGIIDVSKDTKDAATAPRSRQEIDPSFKPVDGVFALGNNTQLGNIKNALDNTNVAIPLFTTSRINSPNNLGTYRLSMNGTQFTDLPLFSQGNSAQFQQILQANKGDYSLMRLYAMGEDAWTIINNMNALRTITGFHVQGLTGNLSANYGCHINRDMTWYSYKNGALVVADNNPVAQPSSSVISTSTTNSDTNSTDPNATLTNNIATVTDAINDAKNQPTSADQNMLQAY, encoded by the coding sequence ATGCTATCACATCGTAAATCCTTTAAACATCTTTTAGCGCCGATTTCTTTGAGTCTTTTTTTGGCAGGTTGTGGTAATCTCAACTACCTATTCGACAATTCTGGCGATTTATTATCTCAAGAAGCGACCGCTAATTCAGATTATTATTTACGTCATAGTATGCAAACGCAAGACGTTACTATACGCAATGATTATAAATTATTGGCAGCTCGTGCTATGTTACATGAAAACAAATTTGCACAAGCGCAAGGTTTATTAACTGGTTTACAAGGTCTAGATTCAGAGCAATCTTTAGATAGAACATTAATTCAAGCACGTTTAGCAATATTATTAAATAATACGGCTAAAGCTCAACAATTGTTGCAACAAGTGGATTTTTCCAGCTTAACCAATAATCAAAAAGTACGCTTCTTGCGAATCACGGCAAAAATTCAGCAAGCCCAAAATAACTCCCTTGCTGCAATTAATTCGTTGATTCAAGCAGATGCCTATCTTTCTAGCAATACTGCACATCAGCAAAATAATGATGCTATTTGGGCGGTTTTACGCAAAACTGATCCTTCTATTATCCAAAATGCAATGGGTAATCCTGAAAATCCACCTGTATTACAAGGTTGGTTAGCACTTGCTGATCTTTATAATAAGAATATTCACTCGCCTGAAACACTTCGCCAAAATTTACAAATATGGCGTACTAATTATGGGATGCAAGTGACAGATGATCTCCTACCATCTGAATTAAAAGGTATTCTTAACTATCAACATGTCAATATTAATAATGTTGCTTTACTCTTACCACTAAGTGGAAATGTTCAATTAATTGGGCAAACTGTAGAAAAGGGTTTTGATGCTGCAAATAAAGGGTCAGGCGTACCTGTAACCGTTTTTGATACCATGAAAATGAGTATGTCCGATATTATGGATCAAGTTAAAGCACAAGGTATTACGACTGTTGTTGGTCCATTATTAAAACAAAATGTTGATCAATTAATTAGCCATCCAAGTTGGACTTCTGGATTACAAGTACTTACGCTAAATTCAACGCAAGATGATCCAGCATTGTCACAAGTCTGTTATTTTGGATTAGCACCTGAAGATGAAGCTCGTGCAGCGGCTGATAGAATGTGGCAACAAAATGTTCGCTTACCATTGATACTTGTCCCTCAAAATAATTTAGGTCAACGTATCGCAACAGCCTTCAATACACGTTGGCAAGCCCTAGGCGGTGGTGATACAGAAGTATCTTACTATAATGATGCAGATGACTTGCGCCCAATTTTTGTTAAAGCATTAGGAATTATTGATGTTTCAAAAGATACGAAAGATGCAGCAACTGCCCCACGTTCACGCCAAGAAATTGATCCAAGTTTCAAACCAGTCGATGGTGTCTTTGCATTAGGAAATAATACGCAACTTGGTAATATCAAAAATGCGCTTGATAACACTAACGTAGCTATTCCATTATTTACGACATCTCGCATTAACTCACCAAATAATTTGGGTACGTATCGTTTATCAATGAATGGTACACAATTTACGGATTTACCATTATTTAGCCAAGGTAATTCTGCTCAATTCCAACAAATTCTCCAGGCAAATAAAGGCGATTATTCCCTTATGCGTCTTTATGCAATGGGTGAAGATGCTTGGACAATCATTAATAATATGAATGCTCTACGCACTATTACAGGCTTCCACGTTCAAGGTTTAACAGGTAATCTCTCTGCAAATTATGGTTGCCACATAAACCGTGATATGACATGGTATTCTTATAAGAATGGCGCCTTAGTTGTCGCAGATAATAATCCTGTTGCACAACCAAGTTCATCTGTTATTTCTACATCTACAACTAATAGCGATACAAATTCTACAGATCCTAATGCGACTCTAACGAATAATATTGCTACTGTAACAGATGCAATAAATGATGCTAAAAATCAGCCAACTTCTGCGGATCAAAATATGCTTCAGGCATATTAA